The Streptomyces sp. NBC_00670 genome window below encodes:
- a CDS encoding MurR/RpiR family transcriptional regulator yields the protein MSGATDSPAARLQTLFEGHRLTPTQRRIAHSMVRRAAEVPFLSSVELAELAGVSQPSVTRFAVALGFDGYPALRRHLREVAPAEAPAGSASYNEYQQAVEAEIENLRHLAEVLADPGPVREAGRLLAASRPLPVLGLRAAAAQAYGFTYFAAKVHPDVRLLDEGGTMVHDRVDAAVRAGATTLLCFALPRHPREVVDTLAYAREAGLTVVTVADSAFAPVAKVSDLLLPAAVGTGLAFDTACAPMLLGRVLLEAMCDGLPEAQARLEEFDVRAARRGLFVE from the coding sequence ATGAGTGGCGCGACCGACAGCCCCGCCGCGCGGCTGCAGACGCTCTTCGAGGGGCACCGGCTGACGCCCACCCAGCGGCGCATCGCCCACAGCATGGTCCGCCGCGCCGCCGAGGTGCCGTTCCTGTCCAGCGTGGAGCTGGCCGAGCTGGCCGGGGTCAGTCAGCCCTCCGTCACCCGCTTCGCCGTCGCCCTCGGCTTCGACGGCTACCCGGCGCTCCGCCGCCATCTGCGCGAGGTCGCCCCCGCCGAGGCGCCCGCGGGGAGCGCCTCGTACAACGAGTACCAGCAGGCCGTCGAGGCCGAGATCGAGAACCTGCGGCATCTCGCCGAGGTGCTCGCCGACCCCGGACCGGTGCGCGAGGCGGGCCGGCTGCTCGCCGCGAGCCGCCCGCTGCCGGTGCTCGGACTGCGCGCGGCGGCGGCGCAGGCGTACGGCTTCACGTACTTCGCCGCCAAGGTCCATCCGGACGTACGGCTGCTCGACGAGGGCGGCACGATGGTCCACGACCGCGTCGACGCCGCCGTCCGCGCCGGCGCCACCACGCTGCTGTGCTTCGCGCTGCCCCGGCATCCGCGCGAGGTCGTCGACACCCTCGCGTACGCCAGGGAGGCCGGGCTGACCGTCGTGACCGTCGCCGACTCCGCGTTCGCGCCGGTCGCCAAGGTGTCCGACCTACTGCTGCCCGCCGCCGTCGGCACCGGGCTCGCCTTCGACACCGCGTGCGCGCCGATGCTGCTCGGCCGGGTGCTCCTGGAGGCGATGTGCGACGGGCTGCCGGAGGCCCAGGCGCGCCTGGAGGAGTTCGACGTGCGGGCGGCCCGGCGGGGCCTGTTCGTCGAGTAG